Proteins found in one Lutimonas zeaxanthinifaciens genomic segment:
- a CDS encoding glycosyltransferase family 4 protein, whose protein sequence is MVCGTNNEKSKMKILWFANTPCSASEKLTSSLNRGGWLSALEYELSKKENLELHVAFYYSESTDPFLHNNVWFYPIVRKNSSSKIQRYKARLFKQNYDIDEIQELNRILNQVNPDLIHVHGTEENFGLIQYHTSIPVVISIQGILSPIVEKFFSGIPFYLTRKYNSLKSKILLKSGKYDFQKLSKDSIREREILRICKNIIGRTDWDKRVTRILAPNSNYFVGQEMLRPSFYENTWQKKRVEKKIRIITVMSNSVYKGFECIVKTANILSKYPGFDFEWQVIGLNIKSEIVFLTQEWLKINPENVDIRLFGEKNETEIVDLLLSADIYCQVSHIENSPNSLCEAMILGLPAIASFAGGTNSILENGKEGTLVQDGDPYSFAGAIQELSEDFEKSSLYSKNAQKRANKRHDKQRIIMDLIKTYHTIINQSLYDA, encoded by the coding sequence ATGGTATGTGGAACAAATAATGAAAAATCAAAAATGAAAATACTTTGGTTTGCAAATACACCTTGCTCTGCATCTGAAAAACTAACATCTAGTCTTAACAGGGGTGGGTGGCTTTCCGCGTTAGAGTATGAATTGTCAAAAAAAGAAAATTTAGAATTACATGTTGCTTTCTATTATTCAGAAAGCACAGACCCCTTTTTACATAATAATGTTTGGTTTTACCCGATAGTACGAAAGAATAGTAGCTCAAAAATACAACGCTACAAAGCAAGGCTCTTTAAACAGAATTATGATATCGATGAAATTCAAGAATTAAATAGGATTTTGAACCAGGTAAATCCAGACCTAATTCATGTTCATGGAACAGAAGAAAATTTTGGACTAATTCAATATCACACGAGCATTCCAGTAGTGATATCAATACAAGGAATATTAAGTCCAATAGTAGAAAAGTTCTTTTCAGGAATTCCATTTTATCTTACAAGAAAATATAATAGTCTAAAGAGCAAAATTTTATTGAAATCAGGTAAATATGATTTTCAGAAGCTTAGTAAAGATTCTATTCGCGAACGTGAAATTTTAAGAATTTGCAAAAACATTATTGGAAGAACTGATTGGGATAAAAGAGTGACTCGAATATTAGCTCCGAATAGCAATTATTTTGTTGGGCAGGAAATGCTCAGACCTTCATTTTATGAGAACACATGGCAAAAAAAAAGAGTTGAAAAAAAAATTCGCATTATTACTGTTATGAGCAATTCAGTTTACAAAGGCTTTGAATGCATCGTCAAAACTGCTAACATTCTTTCGAAGTATCCAGGTTTCGACTTTGAATGGCAGGTGATTGGCTTAAATATTAAGAGTGAGATAGTATTCCTAACTCAAGAATGGTTAAAAATAAATCCAGAAAATGTTGACATCAGATTATTCGGTGAAAAAAATGAAACGGAGATTGTAGACTTGCTTTTGTCCGCAGATATCTATTGCCAAGTGAGTCACATCGAGAATAGCCCAAATAGCCTTTGTGAAGCTATGATTCTCGGATTGCCTGCGATTGCATCATTTGCTGGAGGGACCAATTCAATTTTGGAAAATGGGAAAGAAGGAACTTTGGTTCAAGATGGTGATCCTTATTCTTTTGCAGGCGCAATTCAAGAACTTTCAGAAGATTTTGAAAAATCAA